Proteins encoded by one window of Gammaproteobacteria bacterium:
- a CDS encoding putative O-glycosylation ligase, exosortase A system-associated — MRDLIITLVIIGAVPFILMRPYIGVYVWSWLSYMNPHRFSWGFAYNMPFSAITAGALITGFLLTKDKNKFIVTPITIVWIAFFLWITLSTFTAINVEVSMVEWRRVVKIQLITLFTLLLITSRERLNQLIWVIVLSIGFFGIKGGLFVAATGGSFRVGGPPDSFVSGNNEIALALLMVLPLMWYLRTQSINKWIKHALLVSILLCVLSIISTYSRGAFVASAAVMMMFWMKSNKKLLIGTVLVALAITVLSFMPSHYFERINTIQTYEQDASAMGRINAWHFAVNLAADHPLTGGGFGSFTKLLFLTYAPSPLDFHDAHSIYFEVLGEQGFVGLFLFLTLWVLCYRTCGNIRKQVRDIENMKWAEALASMVQVSLVAYGVGGAFLGLAYFDLPYHIMVICVLCQFFVNRELESRVSKEQGVVNIERPLV, encoded by the coding sequence ATGCGTGACCTTATAATTACATTAGTAATTATCGGTGCTGTGCCATTCATATTGATGCGCCCCTATATTGGCGTTTATGTTTGGTCCTGGCTGTCCTATATGAACCCGCATCGGTTTTCATGGGGATTTGCCTACAATATGCCATTTTCAGCCATAACGGCTGGCGCCTTAATTACTGGGTTTTTGCTAACTAAAGACAAGAATAAATTTATCGTAACACCCATTACAATTGTCTGGATTGCGTTTTTTCTTTGGATCACCTTGTCAACATTTACTGCAATTAATGTTGAGGTTTCCATGGTTGAATGGAGGCGGGTAGTGAAAATTCAGTTGATTACCCTATTTACGCTATTGCTGATTACCTCACGGGAAAGGCTCAACCAGCTCATTTGGGTGATTGTGTTATCAATTGGATTTTTCGGTATCAAGGGAGGCTTATTTGTCGCCGCAACGGGTGGCTCATTCAGAGTTGGGGGGCCACCTGATTCTTTTGTATCCGGTAATAATGAGATTGCTCTGGCGCTATTAATGGTGTTGCCATTAATGTGGTATCTGAGGACTCAGTCTATTAATAAATGGATCAAACATGCATTGCTAGTCTCAATACTGCTGTGTGTTTTGTCGATTATTAGTACCTATTCACGCGGTGCATTTGTGGCATCAGCTGCAGTGATGATGATGTTCTGGATGAAAAGCAACAAAAAGTTGCTGATTGGCACAGTGCTGGTAGCGCTAGCTATTACGGTGCTTAGCTTTATGCCCTCACATTATTTTGAGCGCATAAATACTATCCAGACTTATGAGCAGGATGCGTCGGCAATGGGTCGAATAAATGCATGGCATTTTGCGGTGAACCTTGCTGCTGACCACCCACTAACTGGCGGTGGATTTGGTTCTTTTACTAAATTATTGTTTTTGACCTACGCTCCTTCTCCACTCGATTTCCATGACGCGCATAGTATCTATTTTGAGGTGTTAGGCGAACAGGGTTTTGTTGGACTATTTCTATTTTTAACGCTTTGGGTTTTGTGCTATCGGACCTGTGGGAATATTCGCAAACAGGTTAGAGATATAGAAAATATGAAGTGGGCAGAGGCATTGGCCTCAATGGTACAGGTCAGTTTAGTCGCCTATGGTGTTGGTGGTGCCTTCTTAGGGCTGGCCTATTTCGATCTCCCGTACCACATTATGGTTATCTGTGTCCTGTGTCAGTTTTTTGTGAATCGGGAACTCGAAAGTCGAGTTAGTAAAGAGCAAGGTGTCGTTAATATAGAAAGGCCGTTGGTATGA
- a CDS encoding polysaccharide deacetylase family protein, which translates to MSNARLSILLYHRVLEREDSLMPSEPCVKRFEQQMKWVKRFYNVLDLEDAVKRLVDDNLPSRALCITFDDGYRDNFQNAAPILEKHGLTATFFIATGFLNGGIMWNDVVIESLRRTSKTRLDLTDYGLGFINIPDQRNECLNEILKAIKYLSFDARERLVEELPTILGVPKPDGLMMKDEEVRILHQKGMGIGAHTVHHPILSKIDAPQARQEIENGKDYLENITGDKIRLFAYPNGKPGQDYHAEHIEMMKEIGFDAAVSTAWGTASQQSDIYQLPRFTPWDNSIPKFLLRLAKMRYNGMEERVL; encoded by the coding sequence ATGAGTAATGCAAGGCTGAGTATATTGCTCTACCATCGTGTTCTGGAGCGGGAAGATTCATTGATGCCGTCCGAGCCCTGTGTCAAACGATTTGAGCAACAGATGAAGTGGGTCAAACGGTTTTACAATGTGCTGGATCTGGAAGATGCAGTGAAGAGGTTGGTGGATGATAATCTACCTTCGCGTGCACTGTGCATTACCTTTGATGATGGTTACAGGGACAACTTCCAGAATGCAGCGCCAATTTTGGAAAAGCATGGCCTCACTGCCACCTTTTTCATCGCGACGGGGTTTTTAAATGGTGGCATCATGTGGAATGATGTCGTCATTGAGAGTCTACGCAGAACAAGTAAAACCAGGCTTGATCTGACCGATTATGGATTGGGTTTTATTAACATTCCTGATCAACGCAATGAATGTCTCAATGAAATTCTGAAAGCAATAAAATATTTATCCTTCGATGCGCGCGAGAGATTGGTGGAAGAATTACCAACTATTCTCGGCGTACCAAAGCCGGATGGCCTGATGATGAAAGACGAAGAGGTGAGGATTTTGCATCAGAAAGGCATGGGAATAGGTGCCCATACGGTTCACCACCCCATACTGAGTAAGATCGATGCGCCACAAGCAAGACAGGAAATAGAAAACGGAAAAGACTATTTAGAAAATATTACCGGTGACAAGATCAGACTGTTTGCTTATCCCAATGGAAAGCCCGGTCAGGACTATCATGCAGAGCATATTGAAATGATGAAAGAGATCGGCTTTGATGCGGCAGTGAGTACTGCATGGGGAACGGCATCACAACAATCCGACATCTATCAGCTCCCGCGATTTACACCCTGGGATAATAGCATCCCGAAGTTCCTGCTTCGCCTGGCTAAAATGCGTTATAACGGTATGGAAGAGAGAGTGTTGTGA